The following proteins are co-located in the Equus caballus isolate H_3958 breed thoroughbred chromosome 15, TB-T2T, whole genome shotgun sequence genome:
- the LRATD1 gene encoding protein LRATD1, with translation MGNQLDRITHLNYSELPTGDPSGIEKDELRVGVAYFFSDEEEDLDERGQPDKFGVKAPPGCSPCPESPSRHHHHHHLLHQLVLNETQFSAFRGQECIFSKVSGGPQGADLSVYAVSALPALCEPGDLLELLWLQPAPEPPAPARHWAVYVGGGQIIHLHQGEIRQDSLYEAGAANVGRVVNSWYRYRPLVAELVVQNACGHLGLKSEEICWTNSESFAAWCRFGKREFKAGGEVPAGTQPPQQQYYLKVHLAENKVHTARFHSLEDLIREKRRIDATGSLRVLQELTDLVDDKE, from the coding sequence ATGGGCAACCAACTGGACCGCATCACCCACCTCAACTACAGCGAGTTGCCCACAGGGGACCCGTCGGGGATCGAGAAGGACGAACTACGGGTCGGGGTCGCCTACTTCTTCTCGGATGAGGAGGAGGACCTGGACGAACGCGGCCAGCCCGACAAATTTGGCGTGAAGGCCCCCCCGGGCTGCAGTCCCTGCCCAGAGAGCCCcagccgccaccaccaccaccaccacctgctgCACCAGCTGGTCCTCAACGAAACTCAGTTCTCCGCCTTTCGGGGCCAGGAATGCATCTTTTCCAAAGTGAGCGGCGGCCCTCAGGGCGCCGACCTGAGCGTCTACGCGGTCAGCGCGCTGCCCGCGCTCTGCGAGCCCGGCGACCTGCTGGAGCTGCTGTGGCTGCAGCCCGCGCCGGAGCCGCCCGCGCCCGCCCGGCACTGGGCCGTCTACGTGGGCGGTGGGCAGATCATCCACCTGCACCAAGGCGAGATTCGCCAGGACAGCCTGTACGAGGCGGGCGCGGCAAACGTGGGCCGGGTGGTGAATAGCTGGTACCGCTACCGCCCGCTGGTGGCCGAGCTGGTGGTGCAGAACGCCTGCGGCCACCTGGGCCTCAAGAGCGAGGAGATCTGCTGGACGAACTCGGAGAGCTTCGCCGCCTGGTGCCGCTTTGGAAAGCGGGAGTTCAAGGCGGGAGGGGAGGTGCCGGCCGGCACGCAGCCCCCGCAGCAGCAGTACTATCTCAAGGTGCACCTGGCTGAGAACAAGGTGCACACAGCCAGGTTTCACAGCCTGGAAGACCTCATCCGCGAGAAGCGCCGGATCGACGCCACCGGCAGCCTGCGAGTGCTCCAGGAGCTCACCGACCTCGTGGACGACAAGGAGTAG